A region from the Triticum aestivum cultivar Chinese Spring chromosome 3D, IWGSC CS RefSeq v2.1, whole genome shotgun sequence genome encodes:
- the LOC123078435 gene encoding NDR1/HIN1-like protein 6 isoform X1: protein MGDRAYGPSSKPVPVAAPRSANGTANGGGVGTPRPPSMVPGRVPPPPMYRPKPMQPPPGRRRSGRGWCCACCLWLTLVLVGLVFLGAIALGVFYVIYHPELPTFAVTSLRLAALNVSDSDSVTSRIEFTVTARNPNEKIAFVYGDIGAAFAADGTDIGDGTVSGFLHPSRNTTVIKGSASAAAATVDPVQAASLRSKKSHAMSVEMDSKVGFQIGQFKSKRISVRVLCGGFSAGLAKPAPSPAPIIVAAAPAPTRSKIRLSSSSTGGGGSATTDAKCKLRVKIWIWTF, encoded by the coding sequence ATGGGCGACCGGGCGTACGGGCCGTCCTCCAAGCCGGTCCCTGTGGCGGCGCCGCGGTCCGCCAACGgcacggcgaacggcggcggcgtaGGGACACCTCGGCCTCCGTCCATGGTGCCCGGTCGCGTCCCGCCCCCGCCGATGTACCGACCGAAGCCGATGCAACCGCCACCTGGCCGTCGGCGGAGCGGGCGCGGGTGGTGCTGCGCGTGTTGCCTGTGGCTGACGCTGGTGTTGGTGGGGCTGGTGTTCCTTGGAGCAATAGCGTTGGGGGTGTTCTACGTGATTTACCACCCGGAGCTTCCGACCTTCGCCGTGACGTCGCTCCGTCTGGCGGCGCTGAACGTCTCCGACTCCGACTCCGTCACCTCCCGCATCGAGTTCACGGTGACCGCGCGCAACCCCAACGAGAAGATCGCGTTCGTGTACGGCGACATCGGGGCTGCCTTCGCGGCCGACGGCACGGACATCGGGGACGGCACCGTGTCGGGCTTCCTCCACCCCAGCCGCAACACGACGGTCATCAAGGGGTCGGCTTCGGCGGCGGCCGCGACGGTGGACCCCGTGCAGGCGGCCAGTCTCAGATCCAAGAAGTCCCATGCGATGTCAGTGGAGATGGACTCCAAGGTGGGTTTCCAGATCGGGCAGTTCAAGTCGAAGCGCATCAGCGTCCGTGTGCTGTGCGGTGGCTTCAGCGCGGGGCTGGCCAAGCCGGCGCCCTCCCCGGCGCCGATCATCGTGGCCGCGGCGCCTGCGCCGACCCGGTCAAAAATCAGGCTGTCGTCGTCTTCCACCGGAGGCGGCGGGTCGGCGACGACGGACGCAAAGTGTAAGCTCCGCGTCAAGATCTGGATTTGGACGTTTTGA
- the LOC123078435 gene encoding NDR1/HIN1-like protein 6 isoform X2 — protein MGDRAYGPSSKPVPVAAPRSANGTANGGGVGTPRPPSMVPGRVPPPPMYRPKPMQPPPGRRRSGRGWCCACCLWLTLVLVGLVFLGAIALGVFYVIYHPELPTFAVTSLRLAALNVSDSDSVTSRIEFTVTARNPNEKIAFVYGDIGAAFAADGTDIGDGTVSGFLHPSRNTTVIKGSASAAAATVDPVQAASLRSKKSHAMSVEMDSKVGFQIGQFKSKRISVRVLCGGFSAGLAKPAPSPAPIIVAAAPAPTRSKIRLSSSSTGGGGSATTDAK, from the exons ATGGGCGACCGGGCGTACGGGCCGTCCTCCAAGCCGGTCCCTGTGGCGGCGCCGCGGTCCGCCAACGgcacggcgaacggcggcggcgtaGGGACACCTCGGCCTCCGTCCATGGTGCCCGGTCGCGTCCCGCCCCCGCCGATGTACCGACCGAAGCCGATGCAACCGCCACCTGGCCGTCGGCGGAGCGGGCGCGGGTGGTGCTGCGCGTGTTGCCTGTGGCTGACGCTGGTGTTGGTGGGGCTGGTGTTCCTTGGAGCAATAGCGTTGGGGGTGTTCTACGTGATTTACCACCCGGAGCTTCCGACCTTCGCCGTGACGTCGCTCCGTCTGGCGGCGCTGAACGTCTCCGACTCCGACTCCGTCACCTCCCGCATCGAGTTCACGGTGACCGCGCGCAACCCCAACGAGAAGATCGCGTTCGTGTACGGCGACATCGGGGCTGCCTTCGCGGCCGACGGCACGGACATCGGGGACGGCACCGTGTCGGGCTTCCTCCACCCCAGCCGCAACACGACGGTCATCAAGGGGTCGGCTTCGGCGGCGGCCGCGACGGTGGACCCCGTGCAGGCGGCCAGTCTCAGATCCAAGAAGTCCCATGCGATGTCAGTGGAGATGGACTCCAAGGTGGGTTTCCAGATCGGGCAGTTCAAGTCGAAGCGCATCAGCGTCCGTGTGCTGTGCGGTGGCTTCAGCGCGGGGCTGGCCAAGCCGGCGCCCTCCCCGGCGCCGATCATCGTGGCCGCGGCGCCTGCGCCGACCCGGTCAAAAATCAGGCTGTCGTCGTCTTCCACCGGAGGCGGCGGGTCGGCGACGACGGACGCAAAGT AA